In the Brucella anthropi ATCC 49188 genome, one interval contains:
- a CDS encoding diguanylate cyclase domain-containing protein, with protein sequence MKFVLPAVLLLFAFAFFSAWLSDRGRQFLVSCGACFLLIGLAMLVQLGDFPSDDNLNTVLSAAFYVGGTLVGGYGILQRSGLRLTSAFYILSFALIVGGVWYYCYIEPDLLSRVYVLNLGMATLILSFAWQARRLFKGPLVDKLLLVMLVLVALQFVPRTLLTARSLLGDVDGDDFATTVFWQWTVFSTAIAAVVTGFALLAAAGYDRIGELSHERDSDPLTGLLNRRGLEMRYDALSQTKKGVPGWVAVCDIDYFKALNDAYGHAAGDAVLKEFAGILRKLIGERPLIARTGGEEFVICVDDMHADNVFQLMEGVRQNIERHRFQRLAKEASVTCSIGCVRLPEQGDFWQAVDKADKILYAAKKEGRNRTYVEGLNPNSDG encoded by the coding sequence ATGAAATTTGTACTTCCCGCCGTTTTGCTGCTGTTCGCGTTCGCCTTTTTCTCGGCGTGGCTTTCCGATCGCGGTCGCCAGTTTCTGGTGTCCTGCGGCGCTTGTTTCCTGCTGATCGGCCTCGCAATGCTGGTCCAGCTTGGTGATTTCCCTTCGGACGACAATCTGAACACGGTGCTTTCTGCCGCATTTTATGTCGGAGGCACGCTCGTTGGCGGCTATGGCATTTTGCAGCGAAGCGGGCTGCGGCTTACATCTGCCTTCTACATATTGAGCTTTGCCCTCATCGTCGGCGGTGTCTGGTATTATTGCTATATTGAGCCCGATCTTCTGTCGCGGGTCTATGTGCTCAATCTGGGCATGGCCACGTTGATCCTTTCTTTCGCATGGCAGGCGCGGCGGCTGTTCAAGGGGCCGCTGGTGGACAAGCTGCTGCTGGTCATGCTCGTTCTGGTGGCATTGCAATTCGTGCCGCGCACGCTTCTGACCGCCCGCTCCCTGCTCGGCGATGTCGATGGCGACGATTTCGCAACGACTGTTTTCTGGCAATGGACGGTGTTTTCTACCGCTATCGCAGCGGTTGTCACCGGCTTCGCCTTGCTGGCCGCTGCCGGTTACGACCGTATCGGCGAACTGTCGCATGAACGTGACAGCGATCCCTTGACCGGGCTCCTCAACCGGCGCGGACTGGAAATGCGCTACGATGCGCTTTCACAGACGAAAAAGGGCGTGCCCGGCTGGGTTGCCGTTTGCGATATCGATTACTTCAAGGCGCTGAATGATGCCTATGGCCATGCGGCGGGCGACGCGGTTTTGAAGGAATTCGCTGGAATCCTGCGCAAACTCATCGGCGAACGGCCACTGATTGCGCGTACTGGCGGCGAGGAGTTCGTGATCTGTGTCGACGACATGCATGCCGATAATGTCTTCCAGCTTATGGAAGGCGTGCGGCAGAACATCGAGAGGCACCGGTTCCAGCGCCTCGCAAAGGAAGCCAGCGTCACATGCAGCATCGGCTGTGTCCGTCTGCCGGAGCAGGGTGATTTCTGGCAGGCGGTCGATAAGGCCGACAAAATCCTCTACGCCGCCAAGAAAGAAGGACGCAACCGCACCTATGTGGAAGGGTTAAACCCGAACAGCGACGGATAG
- a CDS encoding DUF930 domain-containing protein: MKFKSLVLPASAVVGLLSFGPAVSPSFAMNASEKAQLEKLDPATRLEQRCDVEAMERITREQKFSVDKVLAYAFSDPVTTKNSIEADGAAFRSREHWYKLSFVCKTDEEHINIVSFRYDIGDEVPQNQWDKHYLVP, from the coding sequence ATGAAATTCAAATCCCTTGTGTTGCCTGCGTCCGCTGTTGTTGGTCTCCTCTCGTTCGGCCCGGCGGTTTCTCCGTCTTTTGCAATGAATGCTTCCGAAAAGGCCCAGCTCGAGAAGCTCGATCCGGCAACCCGCCTTGAGCAACGTTGCGACGTGGAAGCAATGGAACGCATCACGCGGGAACAGAAGTTTTCGGTCGACAAGGTTCTGGCCTATGCCTTCTCCGATCCCGTGACCACGAAGAATTCGATCGAGGCCGATGGCGCTGCCTTCCGCAGCCGCGAGCACTGGTACAAGCTGTCCTTTGTCTGCAAGACGGATGAGGAACATATCAATATCGTTTCGTTTCGCTACGATATCGGCGATGAAGTGCCCCAGAACCAGTGGGACAAGCACTACCTCGTCCCATAA